A single Methanofastidiosum sp. DNA region contains:
- a CDS encoding glycosyltransferase, which produces MKIAHLSVRHPASDTRVFHKECKILDKFGYSVYLVVPHEKDEEIDGINIVALPLQKKRLKKIFINIPLTLVKALKLNAKIYHFHDPELIPVGIILKIFRKKVIYDIHEDYYSDTFDKNWLGVLKRPVAISLLILQKIALRIFDYIIAAEPKIESRFKSNKTVLLRNFPILSMGNISINPKKNKDTFTIIYVGWLTRNRGIKEVIESLEFLEKEIELILLGKWEEGYKEECEKLKGWAKTRYLGYKSLEDTYSYINNSNLGISVLYPIPNYLYSLPVKAFEYMIFSLPIVMSDFSYWKEIYSECSLFVNPYDPKDIAEKINILLEDKHLREKLGKRGRELIETEYNWEKESEKLIRAYKDLS; this is translated from the coding sequence ATGAAAATAGCCCACCTCTCAGTTAGGCACCCCGCTTCAGATACACGAGTCTTCCACAAAGAATGTAAGATTTTAGATAAATTTGGATATTCAGTTTATTTAGTAGTTCCTCATGAAAAAGATGAAGAGATAGATGGAATAAATATTGTAGCTCTTCCATTACAGAAAAAAAGATTGAAAAAAATTTTTATTAATATTCCCCTTACCCTTGTCAAAGCTTTGAAATTAAATGCAAAGATATATCATTTTCATGATCCAGAATTAATACCTGTTGGAATTATATTAAAAATATTCAGAAAAAAAGTAATTTACGATATACATGAAGATTACTATTCTGATACTTTTGACAAAAATTGGCTAGGGGTACTCAAAAGACCTGTAGCCATATCACTTTTGATTTTACAAAAAATTGCTTTAAGAATATTTGATTATATTATAGCCGCAGAACCAAAGATTGAATCTAGATTTAAGAGTAACAAAACAGTATTATTGAGGAATTTTCCAATTTTGTCGATGGGAAATATATCAATCAATCCTAAAAAGAATAAAGATACGTTTACAATAATTTATGTTGGGTGGTTAACAAGAAATAGAGGCATTAAAGAAGTAATAGAATCGTTAGAATTTTTGGAAAAAGAAATTGAATTAATTCTACTTGGAAAATGGGAAGAAGGGTACAAAGAAGAATGTGAAAAACTGAAAGGGTGGGCTAAAACAAGATATTTGGGATATAAATCGCTTGAAGATACTTATTCTTATATTAATAATTCCAATTTAGGCATTTCTGTTTTATATCCTATTCCCAACTATCTATACTCTCTCCCTGTTAAAGCTTTTGAATATATGATATTTTCATTGCCAATAGTAATGTCAGATTTTTCATACTGGAAAGAAATTTATTCTGAATGTTCTTTATTTGTTAATCCTTATGATCCTAAAGATATTGCTGAAAAAATCAATATTTTGTTGGAAGATAAACATCTTAGAGAAAAACTTGGAAAAAGAGGAAGAGAATTAATAGAAACAGAATATAACTGGGAGAAAGAATCTGAAAAACTAATCCGGGCATACAAGGATTTATCTTAA
- the nadE gene encoding NAD(+) synthase, which produces MTSELSSRLSDWLKNEVISGGGKGVVFGLSGGIDSTVTAYLCKMAFPDNSLGLIIPCHSNKADIDDAKSVAKEISLKYETVNLDKVYNTLLESFGHMRDDRDLSLANIKPRLRMTTLYYYANKLSYFVVGTGNKSELTLGYFTKYGDGGCDLLPLGNLTKRNVYSLAKTLKVSERIIQKPPSAGLWKGQTDEGELGVTYQEIDNYIEGKTVSEGVKTKIEEMIEKSEHKRNMPKIPDF; this is translated from the coding sequence TTGACTAGCGAGCTTTCGTCAAGGCTTTCAGACTGGCTAAAAAATGAAGTTATTTCTGGTGGTGGGAAAGGCGTTGTGTTTGGATTAAGCGGCGGCATTGATTCTACCGTCACAGCTTACCTGTGCAAGATGGCTTTTCCAGATAATTCTCTTGGTCTTATAATACCCTGCCACAGCAATAAAGCCGACATCGATGATGCAAAATCCGTTGCAAAGGAGATTAGCCTAAAATATGAAACTGTGAATTTAGATAAGGTATACAATACGCTCCTCGAATCATTTGGGCACATGAGGGATGATAGGGATCTATCCCTTGCCAATATCAAGCCAAGGCTTCGAATGACAACACTATATTACTATGCTAATAAATTAAGCTATTTTGTTGTTGGCACAGGGAATAAGAGTGAGCTAACGCTTGGCTATTTCACAAAGTATGGCGATGGTGGGTGCGATCTACTTCCTTTAGGAAATCTGACAAAAAGAAATGTCTATTCTCTTGCAAAAACTTTGAAGGTATCTGAGAGAATAATTCAAAAGCCGCCTTCTGCAGGCCTTTGGAAGGGCCAGACAGATGAAGGAGAGCTTGGGGTAACTTACCAGGAGATTGACAACTATATCGAAGGAAAGACTGTAAGTGAAGGGGTAAAAACAAAGATTGAAGAGATGATAGAAAAAAGTGAGCACAAGAGAAATATGCCTAAAATACCCGATTTCTAA
- a CDS encoding Lrp/AsnC family transcriptional regulator codes for MDSLDISILKILNQDARTSFSEIARRLGHSITTISLRVKAMEDAGIIKKYMPVLDSEKCGYDFTAIMHLIISKGKLKEVEDKIKAENNVVAVYDVTGGYDAIIIARFNNSSHLERFTRWMQSIDYVESVSTSIVLNIIKEDMEVKFD; via the coding sequence ATGGACAGTCTTGATATAAGTATACTTAAGATTTTAAATCAGGACGCAAGGACGAGTTTTTCTGAGATAGCGAGAAGGTTAGGCCACTCTATAACGACCATATCTTTGAGGGTCAAGGCCATGGAGGATGCAGGGATTATAAAAAAGTACATGCCGGTTTTAGATTCAGAAAAATGTGGGTACGACTTTACAGCTATAATGCATCTCATCATTTCTAAAGGAAAATTAAAAGAAGTAGAGGATAAGATCAAGGCTGAAAACAATGTTGTTGCAGTCTATGATGTTACTGGAGGATATGACGCAATAATAATTGCACGATTTAATAACAGCAGTCACTTGGAAAGGTTTACCAGGTGGATGCAATCAATTGATTATGTTGAAAGTGTTTCTACTTCGATTGTTCTAAACATCATTAAGGAAGACATGGAGGTAAAGTTTGACTAG
- a CDS encoding inositol-3-phosphate synthase, giving the protein MGEIRVAIAGVGNCASSLVQGIEYYRNNGTKQIIGLMNENLGGYRPQDLKFVVAFDIDKRKVGKDISEAIFQSPNCTKTIYKDIPKFGAQVMMGPVLDGFAAHMGDYAEDRRFVVSDEKPCDVVSELKKNKVDVLINYMPVGSEKATKFYAEAALEAGVAFVNCMPVFIASNEEWAKRFEDKGLPIVGDDIKSQLGATIVHRVLTKLFQDRGVIVDRTYQLNTGGNTDFLNMLEKDRLKSKKISKTEAVQSQLDVALHPDNIHIGPSDYVPWLNDNKLCFLRLEGRGFGDIPLNLELRLSVEDSPNSAGVAIDAIRCAKLGLDRKIGGPLTSISSYTMKHPLIQYSDSEAKIKVEEFISGKLER; this is encoded by the coding sequence ATGGGAGAAATTAGGGTTGCAATTGCAGGAGTTGGCAATTGCGCTTCATCACTTGTTCAAGGAATTGAATATTACAGAAATAATGGCACAAAACAGATTATTGGTTTGATGAACGAGAATCTAGGGGGTTACAGACCTCAAGATTTAAAATTTGTCGTCGCGTTTGATATTGATAAAAGAAAGGTAGGAAAAGACATAAGCGAAGCTATATTCCAAAGCCCAAACTGCACCAAAACGATTTATAAAGACATTCCTAAATTTGGGGCACAGGTAATGATGGGCCCAGTTCTAGATGGATTTGCTGCACACATGGGTGACTACGCCGAGGATAGAAGATTTGTAGTTTCTGATGAGAAACCGTGTGACGTTGTATCAGAACTTAAAAAGAATAAGGTCGATGTCCTCATAAATTATATGCCTGTGGGATCTGAAAAAGCTACAAAGTTCTATGCCGAAGCAGCCCTTGAAGCAGGCGTTGCATTTGTAAACTGTATGCCGGTCTTCATAGCTTCAAATGAAGAATGGGCAAAAAGATTTGAGGATAAAGGGCTTCCGATAGTTGGAGACGATATTAAATCGCAGCTTGGCGCAACTATAGTTCACAGAGTCCTTACAAAATTGTTCCAGGACAGAGGTGTAATTGTTGACAGGACGTATCAGCTTAATACTGGCGGAAACACAGACTTTCTCAACATGCTTGAAAAGGATAGATTAAAATCCAAAAAGATATCAAAAACTGAAGCAGTGCAATCACAGCTTGATGTGGCCTTGCATCCAGACAACATCCACATCGGCCCTTCCGATTATGTGCCATGGCTAAATGACAACAAGCTCTGCTTTTTGAGACTGGAAGGAAGAGGCTTTGGGGATATACCATTGAACTTAGAGCTTAGACTTTCAGTAGAAGACTCGCCAAACTCTGCAGGCGTTGCAATTGATGCAATAAGATGTGCAAAACTAGGCCTTGATAGGAAGATAGGCGGACCCCTCACATCAATCTCAAGCTACACAATGAAGCACCCACTAATCCAGTACTCAGACTCTGAAGCAAAGATCAAAGTTGAGGAATTTATTTCTGGAAAACTTGAGCGCTGA
- the trmY gene encoding tRNA (pseudouridine(54)-N(1))-methyltransferase TrmY, translated as MKKIFILKASKAKTSKDFLLNDLPGDGGRMDIVARCVNSAFFLSHDLRRDTEFIVVLEGEPNPPVTLRFVGSKLRYLSPDERCTGGLIKKALENVTEKETESTPGIFVSKKSFTQVINEIDCEIIYLHEEGEDIQSFDTSSDKICFVLGDHMGLSEEDEALLKTAKRVSISPMVLHADHCIIIVHNVFDRKTYK; from the coding sequence ATGAAGAAAATATTCATCTTGAAAGCGTCAAAGGCAAAAACTTCAAAGGATTTCTTGCTAAACGACCTGCCTGGTGACGGTGGCAGGATGGACATCGTCGCAAGGTGTGTAAACTCAGCTTTCTTCCTGTCACACGATTTAAGGAGGGATACAGAGTTTATTGTAGTGCTGGAAGGTGAACCTAATCCTCCAGTCACTTTAAGATTTGTCGGAAGTAAGCTAAGATATCTAAGCCCCGATGAGCGCTGCACAGGTGGGCTCATAAAGAAAGCTTTAGAAAATGTGACAGAAAAGGAAACAGAATCTACACCCGGTATATTCGTATCAAAGAAAAGTTTCACTCAAGTCATAAATGAAATTGATTGTGAAATAATCTACCTTCACGAAGAAGGGGAGGATATCCAAAGCTTCGATACCTCCTCAGATAAAATTTGTTTTGTGTTGGGGGATCATATGGGTCTTTCAGAAGAAGACGAAGCATTATTGAAAACTGCAAAACGAGTTTCAATATCGCCTATGGTACTCCATGCCGACCACTGTATAATAATAGTACATAACGTTTTTGATAGAAAAACTTATAAATAA
- a CDS encoding PIN domain-containing protein, which translates to MDHNIEEVIISDFSLHSIGVILLRYEKEEAFNVFIRDIAPTFKILSLPLSVYANIYELKREYDLDFDDAYNFKISEFFNLILVTMDKDFGIIKDADILFL; encoded by the coding sequence ATAGATCATAATATAGAAGAAGTAATCATAAGTGATTTTTCTTTACACTCAATAGGGGTTATTTTACTTAGATACGAAAAGGAAGAAGCTTTCAATGTTTTTATTAGAGATATAGCGCCTACATTTAAAATTTTATCGTTGCCTTTGAGCGTATATGCCAATATTTATGAATTGAAAAGAGAGTATGACTTAGATTTTGACGATGCGTATAATTTTAAAATCTCAGAATTCTTTAATCTAATTCTAGTTACAATGGACAAGGATTTTGGCATAATAAAAGATGCAGATATTTTATTCTTATAA
- a CDS encoding nucleotide sugar dehydrogenase codes for METLKQKIKNKTAVISIIGLGYVGLPTAVYFAEKGFKVYGVDKVVRIVNGLNKGVSHLNELGLDDRIKNVVEQNKFHCTNDTIEAVKDSDIVLIIVPTPITKDKEPDLSYVISAAEDISKTLKKGQLIILESTVYPGVTDDIVKPILESSGLKAGIDFGLAYCPERYNPGDTKHTIDNVNRVVGGITREWAEITKDVYSYVIKAQIDTVSDIKTAEAAKVIENIQRDLNIALMNELALIFEKMGIDVLEVIKAASTKWNFNVYYPGAGVGGHCLPVDPYYLVSKAREFGYHSKVITAGREINDYMPHHIFELLRDALNDMERSVKNSKVAVLGFSYKENVGDVRETPVEHFVSELVKRGAIVTVVDPYVDEKYIKSFGVSYSKDMYEALKGADAFVVMTSHNIFKDIDLEKARKLMSNPLVIDGRRIFNKDEMNEKGFTYKGVGCL; via the coding sequence ATGGAAACGCTAAAGCAGAAGATTAAGAATAAGACAGCAGTTATTTCTATTATAGGATTAGGATATGTAGGACTCCCAACAGCCGTTTATTTTGCAGAAAAAGGCTTCAAAGTGTATGGTGTGGACAAAGTTGTAAGGATTGTCAACGGCCTTAACAAAGGCGTTTCACATCTAAATGAGCTTGGCTTGGATGATAGGATAAAGAATGTAGTTGAGCAGAATAAATTCCACTGCACAAATGATACAATTGAAGCAGTTAAAGATAGTGATATCGTCTTGATTATAGTCCCAACACCCATAACAAAAGATAAGGAGCCGGATTTATCGTATGTAATTTCAGCTGCAGAGGATATTTCAAAAACCCTAAAAAAAGGACAACTTATTATTTTAGAATCAACGGTCTATCCTGGTGTAACTGATGATATTGTTAAACCCATATTGGAATCCTCTGGTCTCAAGGCCGGGATAGATTTTGGACTTGCTTATTGCCCAGAGCGATACAACCCAGGGGATACAAAACATACAATTGATAATGTGAATAGGGTAGTTGGTGGCATAACAAGAGAATGGGCAGAGATAACAAAAGATGTCTATTCATATGTTATTAAAGCACAAATAGACACGGTGAGCGATATCAAGACTGCAGAGGCAGCTAAAGTCATTGAAAATATCCAGAGAGATTTGAACATAGCATTAATGAATGAGCTTGCACTGATTTTTGAGAAGATGGGGATTGACGTCCTTGAAGTAATTAAGGCTGCAAGCACAAAGTGGAACTTCAATGTTTACTACCCTGGGGCTGGAGTTGGTGGGCACTGTCTGCCAGTTGATCCGTATTATCTCGTTTCAAAAGCTAGAGAATTCGGATACCACTCAAAGGTGATTACTGCAGGTAGAGAGATTAATGACTATATGCCACATCACATCTTTGAGCTTTTGAGGGATGCCTTAAACGATATGGAGAGATCAGTTAAGAATTCAAAAGTTGCCGTATTGGGATTTTCCTATAAAGAAAATGTTGGTGATGTCAGGGAAACTCCTGTTGAGCACTTTGTTTCTGAACTAGTCAAAAGGGGGGCTATTGTAACAGTCGTTGACCCATATGTCGATGAAAAATACATTAAATCATTTGGAGTTTCTTATTCTAAGGATATGTATGAAGCATTAAAAGGTGCTGACGCTTTTGTGGTGATGACATCACATAATATATTCAAAGATATTGATTTAGAAAAAGCAAGAAAACTTATGAGTAATCCCCTTGTTATTGACGGTAGAAGGATTTTCAATAAAGATGAAATGAACGAAAAAGGATTTACATACAAGGGTGTAGGGTGTCTTTAG
- a CDS encoding oligosaccharide flippase family protein, with amino-acid sequence MGQMSEHKLFAQRAGLISFTYVIIYLMRILLVPILTKNMPIEEYGTWVQVNATLALIPPLLGLGLPFGLVRFLPSNKNKNDLQEGFYSVFFVVILVSGIASFLFLFFSKPLAMILFDNNIEVATIIPIIFFIESLINIPISLFRALQKIKRHSIFLILDMAFTVSFASYFILLGYGIFGAVSGLLISKILVLAGMMIYVLKDIGFIFPKFINLREYLNFSIPMLPNNFSNWILNSSDRYVITIFLGTAFTGYYAPGYTVGHLISIFSAPLFFLLPPVLSKYYDEKKFNEFNKVLRYSTKYYLLIAIPSVCGLSILSKAILRILTTPEIANIGYLITPYTAVSYLLYGLQVMIGYILMVEKKTKIIGSVMSISAIMNLGLNIIVVPIMGIDGAALTTLISFIFAFLIILYCSSKAKLFRFDIGFIMKSVIASIIMSLMIIYLNPVDIFPLILSIFLGALLYFGIIMGLKGIKKEEIKFFLNLVSK; translated from the coding sequence ATGGGACAAATGAGCGAGCACAAACTTTTTGCACAGAGGGCGGGTTTAATCAGCTTTACTTATGTTATAATCTATCTCATGAGAATATTACTTGTACCTATTCTAACAAAAAATATGCCTATTGAAGAATACGGCACTTGGGTTCAAGTAAATGCAACTCTAGCATTAATTCCCCCATTACTTGGGCTTGGATTACCATTTGGGCTAGTAAGATTTTTACCTTCTAATAAAAACAAGAACGATTTGCAAGAAGGATTTTATTCTGTATTTTTTGTTGTTATATTGGTAAGTGGAATAGCTTCTTTCCTATTTTTATTCTTTTCAAAACCTTTGGCCATGATTTTATTTGATAATAATATAGAAGTAGCAACGATAATCCCAATAATATTCTTTATTGAGTCCCTAATAAATATACCAATAAGTTTATTCAGAGCATTGCAGAAAATTAAAAGGCACTCAATTTTTTTAATTCTTGATATGGCTTTTACAGTTTCTTTTGCTTCGTATTTTATTCTTTTAGGTTATGGAATATTTGGTGCTGTATCTGGCCTTTTAATATCTAAGATACTGGTACTCGCCGGAATGATGATTTATGTATTAAAAGATATTGGATTTATTTTTCCAAAATTTATTAATTTAAGAGAATATCTTAATTTTAGTATTCCTATGCTACCAAATAATTTTTCAAATTGGATATTAAACTCAAGTGATAGGTATGTAATAACTATTTTTTTAGGAACTGCTTTTACTGGATACTATGCCCCAGGGTATACTGTGGGGCACTTGATCTCAATATTCTCTGCTCCATTATTTTTTCTTTTGCCGCCTGTGCTTTCCAAGTACTATGACGAAAAAAAGTTTAATGAATTTAATAAGGTTCTAAGATATTCCACAAAATACTATCTATTAATTGCTATACCTTCTGTTTGTGGACTATCGATACTATCAAAGGCTATCCTGAGAATTCTTACCACCCCTGAAATTGCTAATATTGGATATTTGATTACCCCATATACTGCAGTAAGTTATCTTTTGTATGGTTTACAAGTTATGATTGGATATATATTAATGGTTGAGAAAAAAACTAAGATAATTGGAAGTGTAATGTCCATATCTGCAATTATGAACCTAGGGCTAAACATTATTGTAGTTCCAATAATGGGTATTGATGGGGCTGCATTAACAACTTTAATTTCATTTATTTTTGCCTTCTTGATAATTTTATACTGTTCATCAAAAGCAAAATTATTTAGATTTGATATTGGGTTTATAATGAAGAGTGTAATAGCATCTATTATTATGTCTCTTATGATTATTTATCTAAATCCAGTTGATATATTTCCATTGATACTTTCAATCTTTTTAGGGGCCCTACTTTATTTTGGAATTATTATGGGATTAAAAGGAATCAAAAAAGAAGAGATAAAGTTTTTCTTAAATTTAGTCTCAAAATAA
- a CDS encoding DUF433 domain-containing protein, whose product MDREKLLQRIIINPKVMTGKPIIKGTRLSVQYILNLLANGYTVDEILKEYEGLTKDDINACLVYASETIENTTYMPLTEAI is encoded by the coding sequence ATGGATAGGGAAAAACTTCTTCAAAGGATAATTATTAATCCAAAAGTCATGACAGGAAAGCCAATCATAAAAGGCACAAGATTATCCGTACAATACATATTAAATCTATTAGCTAATGGCTATACAGTTGATGAAATATTGAAGGAATATGAAGGGCTAACAAAAGACGATATTAATGCTTGTCTTGTATATGCATCCGAAACAATTGAGAATACTACGTATATGCCACTTACAGAGGCAATTTAA
- a CDS encoding PQQ-binding-like beta-propeller repeat protein, whose product MKKLIVILLVFGIIASSGLLIAEENSDPVSWKYKLSSWGTSVTTTGDYSAASSIDGSFYFFDKSGSVLWQHDMGKRITSIVFSEDLANVSSVVGERVYIFSTSGNYLKDFKSVKGGFLTITPDGNYIGGSSSDVYAMIYKDGRPLWDYKTDGKVNYVSLTPDGQTMAVASSDNHAYLLRSGFLMWKYDAKMPVISVAVTPDSSYLVCGTGSFESDEETQKDYRVFLFDGQGKLLWNQKIGYTVSSVSITPDGNYIAVGSWDNKVHIFSKSGEHLKEFKTDGKIWSVSITPDGKNVIAGSTDTYVYFLDVDSMQKPEKSSSFNPIYIAIPILIILAAGALIYTKKFKKK is encoded by the coding sequence ATGAAAAAATTAATAGTCATTTTATTAGTTTTTGGCATAATAGCTTCTTCTGGATTATTGATTGCAGAAGAAAACTCAGATCCAGTAAGCTGGAAATACAAACTAAGCAGCTGGGGAACTTCCGTCACGACAACAGGCGATTATAGCGCAGCAAGTTCAATTGATGGATCTTTTTACTTTTTTGACAAATCTGGGTCAGTTTTATGGCAGCACGATATGGGAAAGAGAATAACTTCAATTGTTTTTTCCGAGGATTTGGCAAATGTTTCTTCTGTAGTTGGGGAAAGAGTATATATTTTCTCAACATCTGGGAATTATTTAAAAGATTTCAAATCCGTAAAAGGTGGTTTTCTAACAATAACTCCAGATGGCAACTATATTGGAGGTAGCTCATCTGATGTCTATGCCATGATCTACAAGGATGGAAGGCCTCTTTGGGATTATAAAACCGATGGAAAAGTTAATTATGTTTCACTGACGCCAGATGGTCAAACTATGGCTGTGGCTTCTTCCGATAATCACGCTTATCTTCTTAGATCGGGATTTTTAATGTGGAAATACGATGCAAAAATGCCTGTTATCTCTGTCGCAGTAACACCTGACTCATCATACCTCGTATGTGGAACAGGTAGCTTTGAGTCAGACGAGGAGACTCAAAAGGACTATAGGGTGTTCTTGTTTGATGGCCAAGGCAAACTATTGTGGAATCAAAAGATAGGATATACTGTTTCTTCTGTTTCAATAACGCCTGACGGCAACTATATCGCCGTAGGCTCTTGGGATAATAAAGTGCATATATTCTCAAAATCTGGAGAGCATTTAAAAGAATTCAAAACTGACGGAAAAATCTGGTCAGTTTCAATAACGCCTGACGGGAAAAATGTCATAGCAGGCTCAACTGACACCTATGTTTATTTCCTTGATGTAGATTCAATGCAAAAACCTGAGAAGAGCTCATCGTTTAATCCAATTTACATAGCAATTCCTATTTTGATAATTTTAGCAGCTGGGGCTTTAATCTACACAAAGAAATTCAAGAAGAAATAA
- a CDS encoding DUF354 domain-containing protein, whose protein sequence is MSKILFDIGHPADVHFFKNLIWEMEKKGHEILITARKKESTFELLDYYNFDFIGLGENKKGLIKKAVGLAQTDHMLYNISRKFKPDILTGFASPYVTHVAKLIGKKSILFNDTEHASLNNKLSIPFSDYFVTPSCFMNDYGKKHIKFNGYKELAYLHPKWFKEEKNVLKELDLEKKECFYLVRSVSWEASHDVGYKGISKEELKKLIKLLEEHGRVLLSSESKGKLFKDYEIKIHPAKIHTLMNYCSLYVGEGATMATEAAILGKPSIYISPLVGTMGNFIELGEYGLLFSFKTFKESFDKIQNILKSDFSKEWGQKKNKMLNEKIDVTSFMINFFEGKISQKQE, encoded by the coding sequence TTGAGTAAAATTCTATTTGATATAGGACACCCAGCAGATGTGCACTTCTTCAAGAACCTTATATGGGAGATGGAAAAGAAAGGACACGAAATACTAATTACTGCAAGAAAGAAAGAAAGTACATTCGAGCTTTTGGATTATTACAACTTTGATTTCATTGGCTTAGGAGAAAATAAGAAAGGCCTAATAAAAAAAGCAGTTGGATTGGCACAAACAGATCATATGCTTTACAACATTTCTAGAAAGTTTAAACCCGATATTCTTACAGGATTTGCAAGCCCTTACGTAACTCATGTTGCGAAACTAATAGGAAAAAAATCAATTCTTTTCAATGATACGGAACATGCTTCTTTGAACAATAAACTTTCAATACCCTTTTCGGATTATTTCGTGACTCCCTCTTGCTTTATGAACGATTATGGAAAAAAACATATAAAATTCAACGGTTATAAAGAGCTTGCATACTTGCATCCTAAATGGTTTAAAGAAGAAAAGAATGTTTTAAAGGAATTAGATCTTGAGAAAAAAGAATGCTTTTATTTAGTGAGGAGTGTATCATGGGAAGCGAGTCATGATGTTGGGTATAAAGGCATATCAAAAGAAGAACTAAAGAAATTGATTAAACTTTTAGAAGAGCATGGGCGAGTATTGTTGAGCTCTGAATCAAAGGGCAAATTATTCAAAGATTATGAAATCAAAATACACCCAGCAAAAATCCATACATTAATGAATTACTGTTCGTTATATGTTGGCGAAGGCGCTACAATGGCAACAGAAGCCGCTATTTTGGGTAAGCCTAGCATATACATCTCTCCCCTAGTAGGGACGATGGGAAATTTTATAGAACTAGGGGAATATGGGCTTCTTTTTTCGTTTAAGACATTTAAGGAATCATTTGATAAAATTCAAAATATATTAAAAAGTGATTTTTCAAAAGAATGGGGCCAAAAGAAAAATAAAATGTTGAATGAAAAAATCGATGTCACATCTTTTATGATAAACTTCTTCGAAGGAAAAATATCTCAAAAACAAGAATAA
- a CDS encoding glycosyltransferase — translation MKKVVHLSIRHPLHDHRIFYKECTTLKNNNFEVYLIVPHEKNEVQNGINVVALKEYPKGKDNLLKNIPRTLLYSLRINGDLYHIHCPELVPIGIILKIFRKKIIYDVAENFPAQVYQRNWPNFLKIFVSNLFRFYDYLGLKLFDSIIAAEPIIYSRFPPSKTTLIRNVPILKMIDDAKPIHLSDFSIIYVGGLTRLRGIKELIESIESFGGSVTLLLMGKWERGYMEECAKLKGWNYTKYLGIKPLQEVYPYIKGSKIGMVTIYPMPNYTEAWPVKAFEYMACSLPTIMSDFDYWKEIYTKVAIFINPKNPEDIADKIKILVENKELREELGKKGRKLVETKYNWEKEAEKLIELYKELS, via the coding sequence ATGAAAAAAGTGGTACACCTTTCTATAAGGCATCCATTACACGATCACAGAATTTTCTATAAAGAATGTACTACATTAAAAAATAATAATTTTGAAGTATACTTAATTGTTCCTCATGAGAAAAATGAAGTCCAAAATGGTATAAATGTGGTAGCTTTGAAAGAGTACCCAAAAGGAAAAGATAATTTACTCAAAAATATTCCTAGAACTCTTTTGTATTCTTTGAGAATTAATGGAGATTTGTACCATATTCATTGTCCAGAATTGGTACCTATTGGCATTATACTTAAGATTTTTAGAAAGAAAATAATTTATGATGTTGCAGAAAATTTTCCGGCTCAAGTTTATCAAAGAAATTGGCCGAATTTCCTAAAAATATTTGTCTCTAATTTGTTTAGATTTTATGACTACCTTGGATTAAAATTATTTGATTCGATAATTGCGGCTGAGCCAATAATATATTCTAGATTTCCACCTTCTAAGACTACTTTAATACGAAATGTGCCAATATTAAAGATGATCGATGATGCTAAACCTATCCATTTATCTGATTTTTCGATAATATACGTTGGTGGTTTAACTAGATTAAGGGGTATAAAGGAATTAATTGAGTCTATAGAAAGTTTTGGAGGAAGTGTAACTTTATTATTAATGGGAAAATGGGAAAGAGGATACATGGAAGAATGTGCAAAATTAAAAGGTTGGAATTATACAAAATATCTTGGGATTAAGCCTTTACAAGAAGTTTATCCTTATATTAAAGGATCCAAGATTGGAATGGTGACAATTTATCCAATGCCAAATTATACAGAAGCTTGGCCTGTAAAAGCATTTGAGTATATGGCTTGCTCTTTACCTACAATTATGTCAGATTTTGACTACTGGAAGGAAATATATACTAAAGTCGCAATATTCATAAATCCTAAAAATCCAGAGGACATAGCTGACAAAATTAAAATATTGGTCGAAAATAAAGAATTAAGAGAAGAATTAGGAAAAAAAGGAAGAAAATTAGTTGAAACAAAATACAATTGGGAAAAAGAAGCAGAAAAATTAATCGAGTTATACAAGGAGTTATCATAA